The Phoenix dactylifera cultivar Barhee BC4 chromosome 17, palm_55x_up_171113_PBpolish2nd_filt_p, whole genome shotgun sequence genome contains a region encoding:
- the LOC120104244 gene encoding LOW QUALITY PROTEIN: inactive leucine-rich repeat receptor-like serine/threonine-protein kinase At1g60630 (The sequence of the model RefSeq protein was modified relative to this genomic sequence to represent the inferred CDS: inserted 1 base in 1 codon; deleted 1 base in 1 codon): protein MYSLEDLLKAXAETLGRGTVGSTYKAVMESGFIVTVKRLKETQPGVEEFRRRMEELGRLRHPNLVPLRAYLQAKEERLLVYDYFPNGSLFSLVHGSRPSGSGKPLHWTSCLKIAEDVAAGLLYLHQSSPPVVHGNLKSSNVLLGADFESCLTDYGLVPFLLPSTDDDYHLPASSSLFYRAPETRHPPFRSFTPHSDVYSFGVLLLELLTGKTPFQDLVEEHGADIPRWVRSVRDEEKESGEDPVSSGNEASEDKLAALLNVAMACAAVDAERRPATKEVLKMIRDARSEVILSSNSSDHSPGRWSDTVQGLPRERGPEHLNFGERD, encoded by the exons ATGTATAGCTTGGAGGACCTCCTGAAGG TCGCCGAGACGCTGGGGAGGGGGACGGTGGGGAGCACGTACAAGGCTGTGATGGAGTCCGGCTTCATTGTGACGGTGAAGCGGCTCAAGGAGACCCAGCCTGGAGTGGAGGAGTTCCGGCGAcggatggaggagctcggccgCCTCCGCCATCCCAATCTTGTGCCTCTCCGGGCATACTTACAGGCCAAGGAGGAGCGCCTCCTTGTCTACGATTACTTCCCCAATGGCAGCCTCTTCTCCCTCGTCCATG GATCCCGGCCCTCCGGCAGCGGTAAGCCCCTGCACTGGACATCGTGCCTGAAGATCGCCGAGGATGTCGCCGCCGGCCTCCTCTACCTCCACCAATCATCGCCGCCCGTCGTCCATGGCAACCTCAAGTCCTCCAACGTCCTGCTTGGTGCCGACTTCGAGTCCTGCCTCACCGACTACGGCCTcgtccccttcctcctcccctcCACCGACGACGACTACCACctccccgcctcctcctccctcttctaccGTGCCCCCGAAACCCGCCACCCCCCG TTCCGCTCCTTCACCCCCCACTCCGACGTCTACAGCTTCGGCGTCCTCCTCCTCGAGCTCCTCACCGGCAAAACCCCCTTCCAAGACCTTGTCGAGGAGCACGGCGCAGACATCCCCCGGTGGGTACGCTCTGTGCGCGACGAGGAGAAGGAGTCCGGGGAGGACCCGGTGTCGTCCGGGAACGAGGCGTCGGAGGACAAGCTGGCGGCACTGCTCAACGTCGCAATGGCATGCGCGGCGGTGGACGCAGAGCGGCGGCCGGCGAccaaggaggtgctgaagatgaTCCGGGACGCGCGGTCGGAGGTGATCTTGTCGTCCAACAGCAGCGACCACTCCCCAGGGCGGTGGTCGGATACGGTGCAGGGTTTGCCACGGGAGCGTGGGCCCGAGCATTTGAATTTTGGAGAGCGGGATTGA
- the LOC103717390 gene encoding LOW QUALITY PROTEIN: pentatricopeptide repeat-containing protein At2g17140 (The sequence of the model RefSeq protein was modified relative to this genomic sequence to represent the inferred CDS: inserted 3 bases in 3 codons) — MAPLQAPALLPLRPRPSPSSVFSLSRALAHARLLPELDHLHHLLLRLPPSAAPLCLAAISLGSSTAGILDHALSQLHSLRSHFPSHPPPIRLYNSLLDSSLKANRPDLVETLYKDMLLAGVSPDAYTFNLLMCSLCDSGRLDEARLLFDRMTVKGCQPNEFSFGILIRGYCKAGFSLRAVELLDVMERVGCSPNLVIYNTLISGFCREGRIGEAESLVERMRKEGLFPNVVTFNARISALCKTGKVLEAYRIFRDMQNDELGLPKPNQITFNIMLNGFCNGGMVDEARALVESMKENGFFAQLENYNIWLSGLVKNGRLLEAQMLLEEMVRKGLKPNLYSYNIVINGLCKEGMFFGAESVISLMRNDGVSPDTVTYSTLLHWYCTKGKASGASRILXEMVSNGCFPNSFTCNILLQSLWKEGRISEAEILLQKMNEKGYGLDIVSCNIVIDGLCENGKLDKAMEIVDGMWQHGSAALGELGNAFLGLVDDGNDXQECLPDLITYSTLISGLCNAGRLDEAKKKFVEMTGKNIAPDSVIYDTFMHAFCKHGRXSSAFKVLRDMEKKGCKPNTRTYNLLIWGLGSKQQLNEIQNLINEMQEKGIPPDVITYNNLIRSLCDGEMARKAASLLEEMSKNGIMPNITSFSLLIKAFCKTSDFDAAQAIFHGALTTCGQKEVLYSLMCNEFSMNGKLLEAKELLQIAFERGFSIERFPYKHLVEELCKEQRVDDAQSLLISMISKGYLFDPAAFMPVIDALGKKGNKHEADKLSEQMMDMAERHDKSKFVTSHTQHSEMEPRHKKSKQDTSFGSDWRNLLHRDDGSGIAMKVLKRVQKGWGQGSIPSPRPQNVDPFDVWESTG; from the exons ATGGCGCCTCTTCAAGCACCTGCTCTCCTCCCCCTCCGCCCCcgcccctccccctcttccgtTTTCTCCCTCTCCCGCGCCCTCGCCCACGCCCGCCTCCTCCCCGAGCTTGACCACCTCCACCATCTCCTCCTTCGCCTGCCCCCCTCCGCTGCTCCCCTCTGCCTCGCCGCTATCTCCCTCGGCTCCTCCACTGCCGGCATCCTCGACCACGCCCTCTCCCAGCTCCATTCCCTCCGCTCCCACTTCCCTTCCCACCCTCCCCCCATCCGCTTGTATAATTCCCTCCTAGACTCCTCCCTCAAAGCCAACCGCCCCGACCTCGTGGAGACCCTCTACAAGGACATGCTCCTCGCCGGAGTCTCCCCGGACGCCTACACCTTCAATCTCCTGATGTGTTCTTTGTGCGACTCAGGCCGGTTGGATGAGGCCCGCTTGTTGTTCGATAGAATGACGGTGAAGGGCTGCCAGCCGAATGAGTTCAGTTTCGGGATTTTAATTCGAGGGTACTGCAAAGCGGGATTCAGTCTCCGAGCCGTGGAGCTTTTGGATGTGATGGAGAGAGTTGGGTGCTCACCTAATTTGGTAATCTATAACACGTTGATTTCTGGCTTTTGCCGGGAGGGCAGGATTGGAGAAGCTGAGAGCTTGGTGGAGAGGATGAGGAAAGAAGGCCTTTTTCCTAATGTGGTTACTTTCAATGCCAGGATATCAGCACTTTGTAAGACGGGGAAGGTCTTAGAAGCTTATAGAATTTTCAGAGATATGCAGAATGATGAGTTGGGATTGCCAAAGCCTAATCAGATTACTTTTAATATAATGCTAAATGGATTTTGCAATGGCGGCATGGTGGACGAAGCCAGGGCTTTAGTCGAGTCAATGAAAGAGAATGGATTTTTTGCACAGTTGGAGAATTATAATATATGGCTGTCGGGCTTGGTGAAGAATGGGAGGTTGCTTGAGGCTCAGATGCTGTTGGAAGAGATGGTTCGGAAGGGCCTTAAACCCAATTTGTACTCTTATAATATTGTTATCAACGGGTTGTGTAAAGAGGGGATGTTTTTTGGTGCGGAGTCAGTTATTAGTTTGATGAGAAACGATGGAGTTTCTCCTGATACAGTGACTTATAGTACTTTGCTCCATTGGTATTGCACTAAAGGGAAGGCCTCTGGGGCCAGCAGGATTC CTGAGATGGTTAGCAATGGATGTTTCCCAAACTCCTTCACTTGCAATATCTTGTTGCAAAGTCTTTGGAAAGAGGGAAGGATTTCAGAGGCGGAGATATTGTTGCAGAAGATGAATGAGAAAGGATATGGCTTAGACATTGTGAGCTGCAATATTGTTATTGACGGTCTGTGTGAAAATGGGAAATTGGATAAGGCGATGGAAATTGTTGATGGTATGTGGCAACACGGAAGTGCAGCCCTAGGTGAACTTGGAAATGCATTCCTTGGTCTAGTAGATGATGGAAACG AGCAAGAATGCTTGCCTGATCTCATCACTTATTCAACTCTTATTAGCGGTTTGTGTAATGCTGGCAGACTGGATGAAGCTAAGAAAAAGTTTGTTGAAATGACTGGGAAAAACATCGCTCCAGATTCAGTTATCTATGACACTTTCATGCATGCATTCTGTAAGCATGGAA TGTCCTCAGCTTTTAAAGTTTTAAGAGACATGGAGAAGAAAGGTTGCAAACCGAATACAAGAACATACAACTTGTTAATCTGGGGTTTGGGGAGTAAGCAGCAATTAAATGAAATCCAAAACTTGATAAACGAAATGCAAGAAAAAGGGATTCCTCCAGATGTAATTACTTACAATAACCTGATTCGGTCTCTATGTGATGGAGAAATGGCAAGAAAAGCTGCTTCACTTTTAGAAGAGATGTCAAAGAACGGCATCATGCCTAATATAACTTCATTCAGCTTGCTTATCAAGGCTTTTTGTAAGACTTCTGATTTTGATGCAGCTCAAGCCATCTTCCATGGTGCTCTGACTACATGTGGCCAGAAGGAAGTGCTTTATAGTTTAATGTGCAATGAGTTTTCCATGAACGGAAAATTATTGGAGGCTAAGGAACTGCTTCAAATTGCTTTCGAAAGGGGATTTTCCATTGAGCGCTTCCCATACAAACATCTTGTTGAGGAACTGTGTAAGGAACAGAGGGTAGATGATGCTCAGAGCTTGCTCATTTCTATGATTAGTAAAGGTTATCTATTTGATCCTGCAGCATTCATGCCAGTGATTGATGCACTCGGTAAGAAGGGAAATAAACATGAGGCTGATAAACTCTCAGAGCAGATGATGGACATGGCAGAACGTCATGATAAGTCAAAATTTGTCACTTCCCATACTCAACATAGTGAGATGGAACCTAGACATAAAAAATCAAAGCAAGATACTTCCTTTGGAAGTGACTGGCGCAATCTGCTCCACAG AGATGATGGAAGTGGGATAGCTATGAAAGTTCTGAAGCGAGTGCAAAAAGGTTGGGGTCAAGGAAGTATACCTAGCCCACGGCCACAGAATGTCGACCCCTTTGATGTATGGGAAAGCACTGGCTGA
- the LOC103718719 gene encoding TIMELESS-interacting protein, with product MQTTGAAGGGAATGCFKCGRPGHWSRDCPSSFSATNPNPNPNPGTPFSSSSKFPQQPASGKATAAASSAAKKAPRTRPKVTPDLLLSEDGLGYVLRHFPRSFKYHGRGHEVSDLGNLINMYAEWHARLIPYYSFDQFVHKVEQVGATKRVRRCIAELRDRVAKGGDPTKLHEPPVEQVPLECEVENTAMEDQIADTIDPPLENHDADDMQEDMFNEIYEKAAEEPHHPSQQEPSQGSQGIAASEVDPELRSLEEPPNQAAVNTVTVPSKIQITEEQRARMEANRLKALERAAARARVSQAP from the exons atgcaGACGACTGGGGCGGCGGGAGGCGGAGCGGCGACGGGATGCTTCAAGTGCGGGAGGCCCGGCCACTGGTCGCGAGActgcccttcttctttttctgcgaCGAATcccaaccctaaccctaaccctgggacacccttctcctcttcatccAAATTCCCTCAGCAGCCAGCCTCGGGGAAGGCCACTGCCGCTGCTTCATCCGCCGCCAAGAAGGCCCCGAGGACGAGACCCAAGGTCACGCCGGATCTTCTTCTCTCTGAAGACGGCCTCGGCTACGTCCTCCGCCATTTCCCTCGTTCCTTTAAGTACCATGGTCGCGGTCATGAG GTCAGCGATCTGGGTAATTTGATTAATATGTATGCAGAATGGCATGCTCGTTTAATCCCGTATTACTCCTTTGATCAATTTGTGCACAAAGTTGAGCAAGTTGGTGCCACCAAGCGAGTCAGG AGATGCATTGCAGAATTGAGAGATAGAGTTGCCAAAGGAGGAGACCCCACAAAGCTGCACGAACCACCAGTTGAACAAGTTCCTTTGGAGTGCGAAGTAG AAAACACTGCCATGGAGGACCAAATTGCCGATACTATAGATCCACCATTGGAGAATCATGATGCTGATGATATGCAAGAGGATATGTTTAATGAGATTTATGAAAAGGCTGCTGAG GAACCACATCACCCCTCGCAACAGGAACCTTCTCAAGGTTCGCAGGGCATAGCTGCTTCTGAAGTAGACCCAGAGCTTAGATCTCTAGAAGAGCCACCGAATCAAGCAGCAGTAAATACTGTGACAGTGCCTAGCAAGATTCAGATTACTGAAGAGCAAAGGGCCCGCATGGAAGCCAACCGCTTAAAGGCTTTAGAAAGAGCTGCAGCTCGTGCTCGTGTCTCCCAGGCTCCTTGA